One stretch of Pontiella desulfatans DNA includes these proteins:
- a CDS encoding COG1470 family protein gives MKPIFIAAGLLAGALCCCAHDAKDLFANQLGWEKDAAEQLSNLRAWDGLSKGGKLELPGEASFTYPDGEKGWFRVGLALRHDGSGYWKNFYGVRFEVYLPGDAPLKGEAMVHTAARKVYGGSEDVVDTYSAAFGLVGKGWHTVTVPLKSFNLEQSMPVMLETIKTFAVKAEFSDGSKGTIKLRHPRLIKGDLLALESEVRSASAQGGKDAVYALKVSNCTDKPQVVNLARRVQGREVMDTRITPTELTLEPGESRSVEVRVTVSERVAPGGREVQTIQAMANGRDAGTIEYITLAYLEHPYLLHTKERWDDIRKKAETVEWAKKAAAKYVSDADQWNVPEVNFGKLSRHTNCEYVYELKEHEKMFGCAVAYQLTGEMKYAEKAALYLRQLSDPVDGYARTQAGAAGNLVKEGGFMQHVAWGYDLIHDSGALSDEDHKNMAAMIRLYSKIIDQHISQAVSGNWQVAEAFGAIYGALAIQDMALANRFIEGPGGFHEQATHGVMADGWWYECSIGYNAWVSSEFTQLALALQPWGIDYVDAAIPASYSVEYNIFSQDVEERKKKIYGKPFQKWGPVYKPYIKIKDMWDALPKFIDYQGMMFANNDSTENKFTSDAYEIAYFVYRDPIYASIIKHIGKRDLLYGVAELPDDTPELGEGSAYADNAGQVMLRSKQEEPRERIQGVLKYGTHGGYHGHFDRAGLNSLMRYGRSFYNPEHIWYSYPNFMYAFFVQTSLPHNMVVVDMKQQEAVESRRLLFSEGELLQATAVETKARWSNPPYGGLKYPALAPTLQEKCWDEGRYLPQPENEPVYGSIGEWSDRVTQRRLLAVADDYIVLADYLDAPEEHTFDCLFNIKGLLGIDADQVSEPRHTESMNPDPILAAQLITDCNWYDTEGTTKVSFETKFGPDADNAGTRITGLDGVLKMDVYNTWPKQREVMLGTLPEAHGVNRKFWYTVQGDGQVLAEGKFGAWILGRDAIDVSLEGLKTLKLVTKTDASAKKKTLFWGNPVIVTQDGKEIPLSGVELVTDQIAAVPEVGKDYYGGPVKLSGLPMVGTVPANPVKENVDGTITVDLTNLNAARFKAYVGGDYPLGNEAERRKSLSFRTTGKKARFLTVVEPFEAASKIKSVIAASANEVTIELKDGRTHVVRVQGMEQGEDLNVSIQEFNNGKWVREEQHNN, from the coding sequence ATGAAACCAATCTTCATTGCCGCCGGCCTCTTGGCGGGAGCGTTGTGCTGTTGCGCACACGATGCAAAAGACCTGTTTGCCAACCAGCTCGGCTGGGAAAAGGACGCGGCGGAACAACTGTCGAACCTGCGAGCCTGGGACGGTCTTTCGAAAGGGGGAAAGCTGGAGTTGCCGGGCGAGGCTTCCTTCACCTATCCCGATGGGGAAAAGGGCTGGTTCCGGGTGGGCCTCGCACTTCGGCACGACGGATCCGGCTACTGGAAAAACTTTTACGGCGTCCGCTTCGAGGTCTATCTGCCGGGCGATGCCCCGCTGAAGGGCGAGGCCATGGTCCACACCGCCGCGCGCAAGGTTTATGGCGGAAGCGAGGACGTGGTGGATACCTATTCCGCCGCCTTCGGCCTGGTGGGCAAGGGCTGGCACACGGTGACCGTTCCGCTCAAATCGTTCAATCTGGAACAGTCGATGCCCGTCATGCTCGAAACCATCAAAACCTTCGCGGTCAAGGCCGAGTTTTCCGATGGATCAAAGGGGACGATCAAGCTGCGCCATCCGCGGCTGATCAAGGGCGACCTCCTGGCGTTGGAAAGCGAAGTCCGTTCCGCATCGGCCCAGGGCGGGAAGGATGCGGTTTATGCGCTGAAGGTTTCCAACTGCACCGATAAACCGCAGGTCGTCAATCTGGCCCGCCGCGTTCAGGGCCGGGAAGTGATGGATACCCGAATCACGCCGACCGAGCTCACGCTGGAACCCGGCGAAAGCAGGAGCGTCGAAGTCCGTGTGACGGTCTCCGAGCGCGTCGCCCCGGGCGGGCGCGAAGTGCAGACCATCCAGGCCATGGCCAATGGCCGGGATGCCGGAACGATCGAATACATCACGTTGGCCTACCTCGAACATCCCTACCTGCTGCACACCAAAGAGCGATGGGACGACATCCGTAAAAAAGCGGAAACCGTCGAGTGGGCCAAAAAAGCCGCCGCGAAATATGTATCGGATGCCGACCAGTGGAATGTACCGGAAGTCAACTTCGGGAAACTTTCACGGCATACCAACTGTGAATATGTCTACGAGCTCAAGGAGCATGAAAAGATGTTCGGTTGCGCGGTGGCGTATCAGCTGACCGGCGAGATGAAGTATGCCGAGAAGGCCGCGCTCTATCTCCGCCAGTTGAGCGACCCGGTCGACGGCTATGCGCGCACCCAGGCGGGCGCGGCCGGCAACCTGGTCAAGGAAGGCGGCTTCATGCAGCATGTCGCCTGGGGCTATGACCTGATTCATGATTCGGGCGCGCTGTCGGATGAGGATCATAAGAACATGGCGGCCATGATCCGCCTCTATTCGAAGATTATCGACCAGCACATCAGCCAGGCCGTTTCCGGCAACTGGCAGGTGGCCGAGGCCTTCGGCGCAATCTACGGGGCGTTGGCCATTCAGGATATGGCATTGGCCAACCGCTTCATCGAAGGGCCGGGCGGATTCCACGAGCAGGCCACCCATGGCGTGATGGCCGATGGTTGGTGGTACGAGTGCTCGATCGGCTACAATGCGTGGGTCTCGAGCGAGTTCACGCAGCTGGCCCTCGCACTGCAACCGTGGGGTATCGACTATGTCGATGCCGCGATCCCCGCTTCCTATTCCGTGGAATACAATATTTTTTCCCAGGATGTGGAAGAGCGCAAAAAGAAGATCTACGGCAAACCCTTCCAGAAGTGGGGGCCGGTCTATAAACCCTACATCAAAATCAAGGACATGTGGGATGCCCTGCCGAAATTCATCGACTACCAGGGCATGATGTTTGCGAACAACGATTCGACCGAGAACAAGTTCACGAGCGATGCCTACGAGATTGCCTACTTCGTTTACCGCGATCCGATCTATGCCTCGATCATCAAGCACATCGGCAAGCGCGATCTGCTCTACGGGGTGGCCGAGCTGCCGGACGATACGCCCGAGCTGGGCGAGGGATCAGCCTATGCCGATAACGCCGGGCAGGTGATGCTGCGCTCGAAGCAGGAAGAACCGCGCGAACGGATCCAGGGCGTTCTGAAATATGGAACGCACGGCGGCTACCACGGCCACTTCGACCGCGCCGGCCTGAACTCGCTGATGCGCTACGGCCGCAGCTTCTACAATCCGGAGCACATCTGGTACAGCTATCCGAATTTCATGTATGCCTTCTTCGTGCAGACCTCGCTGCCGCACAACATGGTGGTGGTCGACATGAAACAGCAGGAAGCGGTCGAAAGCCGCCGGCTGCTCTTCAGCGAAGGCGAGCTGCTGCAGGCCACGGCCGTTGAAACCAAGGCCCGCTGGTCGAATCCCCCGTATGGCGGGCTTAAATATCCGGCGCTGGCGCCTACACTGCAGGAAAAGTGCTGGGATGAAGGGCGCTACCTGCCGCAACCGGAAAACGAGCCGGTCTACGGTTCCATCGGCGAGTGGTCGGATCGCGTCACGCAGCGACGCCTGCTGGCGGTTGCGGACGACTACATTGTGCTGGCCGACTATCTCGATGCACCGGAGGAGCACACCTTCGACTGCCTGTTCAACATCAAGGGCCTGCTCGGGATCGATGCCGACCAGGTTTCCGAACCGCGCCACACGGAAAGCATGAACCCAGACCCGATTCTGGCCGCGCAGTTGATCACCGATTGCAATTGGTACGACACCGAAGGCACCACCAAGGTCAGCTTCGAAACCAAGTTCGGCCCGGACGCCGACAACGCCGGAACCCGCATTACCGGGCTTGACGGCGTGCTGAAAATGGATGTCTACAATACGTGGCCGAAACAGCGCGAGGTGATGCTGGGCACACTGCCCGAGGCCCATGGCGTGAACCGCAAATTCTGGTACACCGTCCAGGGCGATGGCCAGGTGCTCGCCGAAGGAAAATTCGGGGCATGGATTCTCGGGCGCGATGCGATCGACGTTTCGCTTGAAGGGTTGAAGACGCTGAAGCTGGTCACCAAAACGGATGCGTCTGCGAAAAAGAAAACCCTCTTCTGGGGCAATCCGGTGATCGTGACGCAGGACGGAAAAGAAATACCTCTCAGTGGAGTTGAGTTGGTGACGGATCAGATCGCCGCAGTTCCAGAGGTTGGAAAAGATTATTATGGCGGTCCGGTGAAACTGTCCGGACTTCCAATGGTTGGAACGGTTCCGGCCAACCCAGTGAAGGAAAATGTCGACGGCACCATCACGGTTGATCTGACGAATCTCAACGCCGCGCGTTTCAAGGCCTATGTCGGCGGGGACTATCCGCTGGGCAACGAAGCCGAGCGCCGCAAATCGCTCAGCTTCCGCACCACCGGAAAAAAGGCGCGCTTCCTGACGGTTGTCGAACCGTT